In Thauera sp. JM12B12, one DNA window encodes the following:
- a CDS encoding ABC transporter permease, with product MRALATLYQHRRLLQATVLQGLKARTSGNVLGAVWLVLYPLLFLLMYAVVFAHILQVRLPGLGTADYVLTIFCGLVPFLAFSEAFGIGTPSLVANRGLLRNTLFPVELVVAKDVLVGHASMGLGMLMVWGACIYGGHLHLSHFAFPLIFLLQIVMALGLVWITATLTIFFRDLQQATPIIILFMMLVSPIAYTDDMVPAGLKPMLDFNPLARLMSLYRSALLDGHVPVADLLIFAGMAFIVFFVGFAFITRLKPLFADYV from the coding sequence ATGCGCGCGCTTGCAACCCTCTATCAGCACCGGCGTCTTCTGCAGGCGACAGTGCTGCAAGGCCTAAAGGCCAGGACATCTGGCAACGTGCTCGGTGCTGTTTGGCTCGTACTATACCCCCTGCTTTTCCTGCTGATGTATGCGGTGGTATTCGCCCATATTCTGCAGGTCCGACTTCCGGGGCTGGGCACAGCCGATTACGTATTGACTATATTCTGCGGCTTGGTGCCGTTTCTGGCCTTCTCAGAAGCGTTCGGCATCGGTACGCCCAGTCTTGTGGCAAATCGGGGCCTACTGAGAAACACACTTTTCCCAGTTGAGCTGGTTGTCGCCAAGGACGTACTGGTTGGTCACGCGAGTATGGGACTCGGCATGCTGATGGTTTGGGGTGCCTGTATATACGGCGGCCATCTCCATCTCTCCCATTTTGCATTTCCGCTAATTTTCCTGTTACAAATCGTCATGGCCCTCGGCCTCGTATGGATAACGGCAACACTCACCATTTTCTTCAGAGACCTACAGCAGGCAACCCCCATCATTATTCTTTTCATGATGCTTGTCTCTCCGATCGCATATACCGACGACATGGTGCCAGCAGGCCTTAAGCCAATGCTCGACTTCAATCCACTTGCGCGGTTGATGTCCCTTTATCGCTCAGCATTACTTGACGGACATGTCCCCGTTGCCGATCTCCTCATCTTCGCGGGAATGGCCTTCATTGTCTTTTTCGTCGGCTTTGCCTTCATCACACGTTTGAAACCGCTATTCGCCGACTATGTCTGA
- a CDS encoding ABC transporter ATP-binding protein produces MSDIAIKIEGVTKSFRRFRHPGWRALDAFGVSVPRSRYDIFDALRGIDVEVRQGERTALIGRNGAGKSTLLRLISGQMQPDSGRVQVTGNIQALMELGTGFHPDFTGIENIHAALALQGLRGSSLRTQVEEIIDFTELEDFIDRPVREYSAGMYARLAFAVATTIKPEILIVDEILGAGDAYFVGKSIQRMKALTENGATVLFVSHDMSSVQLLCERAIWIDRGMVRKEGPILQVSKAYMAAVREDEEIRTRARTMSLTRQQAAGLDRQSRVTLFRLIGEVTPPRKPLSVSAIRFGSGDTELGRIEPTRSADEGNGPMLDAAHMNWRGPETASGRLCWQFGDFGGLFGHAPWQITWPTAPVEGAWIELDVLASQTDPVAVEQFDPEANGYVRLGKIEASGTDQWQAVKVSCLEQPIAEGERVTHKLDLLELKSDDRYGSGEAHITAFGFLDADGERRHTLITGEEASAVIAFSARGELLDPVAVIAIYRPDGTCVMQVVSNRDGTSFGTVAGERLIRVNFAPLQLGPGDYIVSVALFKELNIATRVEPQAYDLHDRCYALKMLPPPGVGIEIGVVNQQATWEVLSHGR; encoded by the coding sequence ATGTCTGACATTGCGATCAAGATCGAGGGCGTCACCAAGTCCTTTAGACGCTTTCGCCACCCAGGTTGGCGAGCGCTCGATGCTTTCGGAGTCTCCGTGCCGCGTAGCCGATACGATATCTTCGACGCACTAAGGGGCATAGACGTTGAGGTTCGACAGGGCGAACGAACTGCACTGATTGGCCGCAACGGCGCGGGCAAGAGCACCCTTCTGCGCTTAATTTCTGGCCAGATGCAGCCCGACTCAGGACGCGTCCAGGTGACCGGCAACATTCAAGCCTTGATGGAACTCGGTACCGGCTTTCATCCGGATTTTACCGGCATCGAGAACATCCACGCGGCCCTCGCTCTGCAGGGTTTGAGAGGTTCATCGTTACGCACTCAGGTCGAAGAAATCATCGACTTCACTGAACTCGAAGATTTCATCGACAGACCTGTCCGCGAGTACTCAGCCGGGATGTACGCACGGCTCGCGTTCGCAGTCGCAACCACGATCAAGCCCGAAATACTCATCGTCGACGAAATTCTCGGTGCGGGCGATGCCTACTTTGTGGGGAAAAGCATACAGCGCATGAAAGCCCTCACGGAAAACGGCGCTACGGTACTTTTCGTATCGCACGACATGAGTTCGGTCCAGTTACTATGCGAGCGCGCAATTTGGATCGATCGCGGTATGGTTCGTAAGGAAGGACCAATACTGCAAGTCAGCAAAGCCTATATGGCCGCTGTCCGTGAAGACGAGGAGATCCGTACCCGAGCGCGCACCATGTCGCTCACACGACAACAGGCAGCGGGACTCGATCGCCAGAGCCGTGTAACACTTTTCCGACTGATCGGAGAGGTTACGCCACCTCGCAAACCCTTGTCAGTGTCGGCAATACGTTTCGGTTCCGGTGATACCGAACTCGGGCGCATTGAGCCGACCAGGAGCGCCGACGAAGGCAACGGCCCGATGCTAGATGCGGCCCATATGAACTGGCGAGGCCCTGAGACCGCTTCAGGCCGGCTGTGCTGGCAGTTCGGTGACTTTGGCGGGCTATTTGGCCATGCCCCATGGCAGATCACATGGCCAACGGCACCTGTCGAAGGCGCCTGGATCGAACTGGATGTCCTGGCGTCACAAACGGACCCTGTCGCGGTCGAACAATTCGATCCCGAAGCGAACGGCTATGTGCGCCTCGGAAAGATCGAGGCCAGCGGCACGGACCAATGGCAAGCAGTGAAAGTATCCTGCCTTGAGCAACCTATTGCCGAGGGAGAGCGTGTCACCCACAAACTCGATCTGCTTGAGCTGAAATCGGATGATCGCTACGGCTCCGGAGAGGCCCACATCACGGCCTTCGGTTTTCTGGATGCCGACGGGGAACGCCGTCACACCCTGATTACAGGTGAAGAGGCATCGGCAGTCATTGCTTTTTCCGCGCGGGGAGAGCTACTGGACCCGGTTGCGGTCATTGCCATTTATCGCCCGGACGGCACGTGCGTAATGCAGGTCGTTTCCAATAGAGATGGCACATCGTTTGGGACGGTAGCAGGCGAAAGGCTCATAAGAGTCAATTTCGCTCCACTTCAACTCGGTCCAGGTGATTACATCGTTTCAGTCGCATTGTTCAAAGAGCTCAACATCGCGACACGCGTTGAGCCACAAGCGTACGACCTGCACGATCGATGCTACGCACTCAAGATGCTGCCTCCCCCCGGTGTTGGGATCGAGATTGGCGTGGTTAATCAACAGGCCACTTGGGAAGTGTTGTCGCATGGCCGATGA
- a CDS encoding methyltransferase domain-containing protein — MADEKLYESAAVWDQEFQLGQRNLIQAICDHWPKGIRTALDVGCGDGKITHTLAERVNTSFHGFDGSREALSRLRLPSTHGDVSALPFDDDAFDVVLTTDVFEHLPDQVEQVAWQELFRVARGWVFFAVPFREELLDASTICTNCGEQYHVNWHHRGYDLAGLSNRTPPGWRLVRAVLSGERWSPMLPPETHYRRLALNEWSGWTEAVCPACGAPGQPPVEPSALAADVARALGQYIYDVASERRFLRSHSEILVIFCRSDLPLENDAPLTCDTERISAAQWVSRLGVADNLDPYPQAARMVSAVGGGYVAQFPVYPESLPLLSFAARRTGAISIVVEDGSGLVFSGDVDLFPDTPTRVPLPCEVRAGYYGLIVRLPSIDFLESITLEGKTPSVSYVFPHKDGTNYCHVPGTTIHIQVTDHLWIDYESLVSSSLRVDQIETSAVRALVRAETGLEDRIQLARTVIEQRKLIAACEQEATLATQKCDDLAEQITQQQRLIDALTQDKDGVGHQLIQLNHEKLQLQSSYEQLKLELEQFKERTEVRFGDWMRRTLRAHRKSKGA, encoded by the coding sequence ATGGCCGATGAGAAGCTCTACGAATCTGCGGCTGTCTGGGACCAGGAATTTCAGCTTGGGCAACGCAACCTGATACAGGCGATCTGCGACCACTGGCCCAAAGGCATTCGGACCGCACTAGACGTCGGCTGTGGAGACGGAAAGATCACCCATACGCTTGCAGAGCGCGTAAACACATCTTTTCATGGCTTTGATGGTAGCCGTGAGGCGCTTTCTCGCCTTCGTCTGCCATCCACACATGGCGACGTTAGCGCACTTCCGTTCGATGATGATGCATTCGACGTCGTGCTCACTACAGACGTTTTTGAGCATCTTCCTGATCAGGTCGAGCAGGTCGCATGGCAGGAACTCTTTCGAGTTGCGCGCGGCTGGGTGTTCTTCGCCGTTCCATTCCGCGAAGAACTACTAGATGCCAGCACAATCTGCACGAATTGCGGAGAGCAATATCACGTCAACTGGCATCACAGAGGCTACGATCTTGCGGGTCTGTCAAACCGCACCCCACCTGGCTGGAGACTAGTTCGCGCAGTCCTGTCGGGCGAGCGATGGTCACCGATGCTCCCACCAGAGACCCATTACCGACGCCTGGCACTGAATGAGTGGTCCGGCTGGACAGAAGCCGTGTGCCCTGCATGCGGGGCGCCTGGTCAGCCACCCGTCGAGCCGTCCGCACTTGCCGCTGATGTTGCGCGTGCCTTGGGCCAATACATCTACGACGTGGCATCCGAGCGGCGCTTCCTCCGCAGCCACAGCGAGATTCTCGTCATCTTCTGCCGTTCCGACCTGCCCCTCGAGAACGACGCCCCCCTCACATGCGACACCGAACGGATCTCGGCTGCACAGTGGGTTTCCCGTCTGGGTGTGGCAGACAACCTCGACCCCTATCCCCAGGCTGCGAGAATGGTTTCAGCTGTCGGCGGCGGGTATGTCGCACAGTTCCCGGTCTATCCGGAAAGCCTGCCGCTGTTGAGCTTTGCAGCACGCAGAACCGGGGCGATTTCTATCGTTGTTGAGGACGGCAGCGGCCTCGTGTTCAGCGGTGATGTCGATCTTTTCCCGGACACGCCAACGAGAGTCCCGCTTCCATGCGAGGTCCGGGCCGGCTATTACGGCCTTATCGTCCGCCTGCCATCGATCGATTTCTTGGAGTCGATCACTCTCGAAGGCAAGACTCCTTCGGTCTCCTACGTGTTCCCACACAAGGACGGAACGAACTATTGTCACGTACCCGGCACAACGATCCACATTCAGGTAACGGACCACCTCTGGATTGATTACGAATCCCTTGTTTCGTCGTCTTTACGAGTCGACCAGATCGAGACGTCCGCAGTTCGCGCCCTGGTTCGAGCCGAGACGGGTCTTGAGGACCGAATCCAGTTGGCAAGAACAGTGATCGAGCAAAGGAAACTGATCGCTGCATGTGAACAAGAGGCAACTCTCGCCACGCAGAAATGCGATGACCTCGCCGAGCAGATCACGCAACAACAGCGACTCATAGATGCCCTAACGCAAGATAAGGACGGTGTAGGGCACCAACTGATTCAACTCAATCATGAAAAGCTTCAACTACAGTCTTCTTACGAGCAGTTGAAGTTGGAGCTCGAGCAGTTCAAAGAGCGAACCGAAGTACGATTTGGCGATTGGATGCGTCGTACTCTCCGCGCGCATCGC